One window from the genome of Prinia subflava isolate CZ2003 ecotype Zambia chromosome 2, Cam_Psub_1.2, whole genome shotgun sequence encodes:
- the METTL24 gene encoding probable methyltransferase-like protein 24 isoform X5, translating into MANSGCEVHRFDPSLKSAHIQEGRHLWHHRLSIDWRDPNPAIAAHKLHSNTKKLGTVLNEFGHQKIDVLKADVESAEWKILENLILEDVVEQIGQLVFEVHIHWPGFEVSGNDSTVVRYWYSLLRELELKDFKLFHTYKDLSKPQMFLKKEAFNASSCYTLSWVNTRWK; encoded by the exons ATGGCCAACAGTGGGTGTGAGGTGCATCGCTTCGACCCCAGCCTCAAGTCAGCACACATCCAGGAGGGTCGGCACCTCTGGCACCATCGCCTCTCCATCGACTGGAGGGACCCCAACCCGGCCATCGCAGCTCATAAACTCCACAGCAACACAAAGAAGCTGGGCACAGTGCTGAATGAATTTGGACATCAGAAG ATCGATGTCCTCAAGGCAGACGTGGAGAGCGCCGAGTGGAAAATTTTGGAAAACCTGATCCTGGAAGATGTTGTTGAGCAGATAGGACAGCTGGTCTTTGAGGTGCACATCCACTGGCCTGGGTTTGAGGTCAGTGGCAACGACAGCACTGTGGTGCGCTACTGGTATAGTCTGCTCCGAGAACTGGAGCTGAAGGACTTCAAGCTTTTCCATACCTACAAAGACTTATCAAAACCACAGATGTTTCTGAAAAAGGAAGCCTTCAATGCCAGTAGCTGTTACACACTGAGCTGGGTAAATACAAGATGGAAATAG
- the METTL24 gene encoding probable methyltransferase-like protein 24 isoform X4: protein MMAQLGSCSSSQSLLSYLHKISCEHMNLNSSKGYSETTKKPWSICLDERFSLIHRIRSKQCRLYSLGLGNDDNQFELSMANSGCEVHRFDPSLKSAHIQEGRHLWHHRLSIDWRDPNPAIAAHKLHSNTKKLGTVLNEFGHQKIDVLKADVESAEWKILENLILEDVVEQIGQLVFEVHIHWPGFEVSGNDSTVVRYWYSLLRELELKDFKLFHTYKDLSKPQMFLKKEAFNASSCYTLSWVNTRWK from the exons ATGATGGCTCAGCTGGGTTCCTGCAGCTCTTCTCAGTCTTTGCTTTCTTATCTGCATAAG ATTTCATGTGAACACATGAACCTGAACAGCTCGAAAGGGTACTCTGAAACCACAAAAAAGCCCTGGTCAATCTGTCTTGATGAGAGGTTTAGCCTCATCCATCGAATCAGAAGCAAGCAATGCCGTCTCTATTCACTTGG GCTAGGCAACGATGACAACCAGTTTGAGCTGAGCATGGCCAACAGTGGGTGTGAGGTGCATCGCTTCGACCCCAGCCTCAAGTCAGCACACATCCAGGAGGGTCGGCACCTCTGGCACCATCGCCTCTCCATCGACTGGAGGGACCCCAACCCGGCCATCGCAGCTCATAAACTCCACAGCAACACAAAGAAGCTGGGCACAGTGCTGAATGAATTTGGACATCAGAAG ATCGATGTCCTCAAGGCAGACGTGGAGAGCGCCGAGTGGAAAATTTTGGAAAACCTGATCCTGGAAGATGTTGTTGAGCAGATAGGACAGCTGGTCTTTGAGGTGCACATCCACTGGCCTGGGTTTGAGGTCAGTGGCAACGACAGCACTGTGGTGCGCTACTGGTATAGTCTGCTCCGAGAACTGGAGCTGAAGGACTTCAAGCTTTTCCATACCTACAAAGACTTATCAAAACCACAGATGTTTCTGAAAAAGGAAGCCTTCAATGCCAGTAGCTGTTACACACTGAGCTGGGTAAATACAAGATGGAAATAG